A region of Tigriopus californicus strain San Diego chromosome 7, Tcal_SD_v2.1, whole genome shotgun sequence DNA encodes the following proteins:
- the LOC131883772 gene encoding uncharacterized protein LOC131883772 yields the protein MEVGHFGPIDLLPCILRSTLSGSNAVWINKNSCETGNLNLNYEGVTEEAQESFFVNECDGCVIDEKIIYATYPNVAVKGKLMILGHYVAAIDAQAYCESINSTLVMVKTREEFEALADLKGNEDVHIGLMFKGNMQGSCEHGDCQDLQWIDGSAWKFSPEIYTGLFINENSQHIIMVKQLEQNRFHDTPSSTFIKAACQVSCKCE from the exons ATGGAAGTTGGTCACTTTGGACCAATTGACTTGTTGCCTTGCATTTTGAGATCTACTTTGAGCGGTTCCAATGCTGTGTGGATCAACAAAAACTCATGCGAAActggaaatttgaatttgaattatgAAGGAGTTACTGAAGAAGCGCAGGAATCCTTCTTTGTCAATGAGT GTGATGGATGCGTTATTGATGAAAAGATAATATATGCTACATATCCCAATGTTGCCGTTAAGGGCAAGCTAATGATCTTGGGGCATTATGTAGCAGCAATTGACGCCCAAGCCTATTGCGAATCCATCAATTCCACGTTGGTGATGGTAAAAACAAGAGAAGAATTCGAAGCCCTTGCTGATTTAAAAG GAAATGAAGATGTACATATTGGTCTGATGTTTAAAGGAAATATGCAAGGTTCTTGTGAACATGGAGATTGTCAGGACCTCCAATGGATTGATGGCTCAGCTTGGAAATTCAGCCCAGAAATCTATACTGGATTGTTCATCAATGAAAACTCCCAACACATTATCATGGTtaaacaattggaacaaaaccGCTTTCACGATACCCCAAGCTCCACGTTTATTAAAGCTGCTTGTCAAGTTTCTTGCAAATGTGAATAA